A portion of the Paucilactobacillus hokkaidonensis JCM 18461 genome contains these proteins:
- a CDS encoding MMPL family transporter gives MAKFLKNHVGSLIAWIVVLILAVFMLPNINQLTREHSTIDLPKDSQSQIADSIQKKWGYHQGNTYQVVAVFNNGNSAMSKTDRQNVQSTINELKKHKSEYGIKSITAPNDNSETKSQLISKDKSTQLVQLMISKDHGTVKKINQQLTKSIKTSGVKSYITGSDILNDDFSGAIQDGIKKTEIISVIFIFLVLVLVFQSPIVPLISLLTVGVSFITSLSIVTNLVEKFNFPFSNFTQVFMVIVLFGIGTDYNILLYNQFKDELSRGISNWKAAQRARRVAGKTILYSGSSVLIGFSALALAKFSIYQSAIGVAVGVAVLLVVLLTLNPFFMAVLGKKMFWPSKNFDGEGTSSLWHRLSSSSVIHPIISIFAVLIILLPFYFTFNHPLNYDDTDEISNSTPAKQGFLTVQDHFSKGTAEPSTLYIRSNHRLDNEKDLKLIDEITRKLQADPDVKTVASVTQPGGTKVKKLYVSNQLGTVNSGLTSAQKGLGQLSTGSQQMTTGLGQLSNGSQQLVDGVSQLTSQLNSQLSGSNAAQIAQLESGLPQINNGIQQLNSALQQSGSSIDTSSLTSELTNVGNQAQVIGTNLTQAGNTLQGLQGQSSSSSDSANQIIQAANQNGASLQPGQQAVLSAVITSALNKQSQSLEGSLSSVAANIQAAGNADKSLAGSMTSVSNSAGSLNSMMSQVATLKTEVNQLATASNTALPGAATALTQLTSGLNQVQSALGSSQSGLIQINTGINQLADQSPQLTSGIDKVNSGLGSGGSYLKALKKSAAADSYYVPKNILHSKSYKPAIKAYLSEDKKSAKITVVLGTNPSDATATKKVRTLSNMAKKNLKGTDLKNATVAMGGQSSTLADTKSLASQDFIRTAAIMLIGIALALVFVTRSLLQPVYIIGTLMIAYMTSLSLTRWLTHLILGRDMLTWNTPFFSFIMLIALGVDYSIFLMMKYREFGRDNMMPSKRIVKSAGIIGTVVISAAIILCGTFAALIPSGVPTLIEVAMAVIIGLIILVFIIPIMIPSTIRLTYPVKSGFQDAEKREDDNKKK, from the coding sequence TTGGCTAAATTTCTAAAAAATCATGTTGGCTCATTGATTGCATGGATTGTCGTCCTTATTTTGGCAGTCTTTATGCTGCCAAATATCAACCAGTTAACCCGTGAACACTCAACAATTGATCTGCCAAAAGACTCGCAGAGTCAAATCGCGGATTCCATTCAGAAAAAATGGGGGTACCACCAAGGTAATACCTACCAAGTTGTAGCTGTCTTCAATAATGGCAACTCAGCGATGTCAAAGACTGATCGACAAAATGTTCAGTCAACGATCAATGAATTAAAGAAACATAAATCAGAATATGGCATTAAGAGCATCACCGCCCCTAATGATAATTCTGAAACCAAATCTCAACTGATTTCAAAGGACAAATCGACGCAGCTCGTCCAGCTAATGATTAGCAAAGATCATGGTACCGTCAAGAAGATCAATCAACAACTTACTAAGTCAATCAAAACCAGTGGCGTTAAATCTTATATCACTGGTTCAGATATTTTAAACGATGATTTTTCCGGCGCCATTCAAGATGGAATTAAGAAAACAGAAATAATTTCAGTAATCTTCATCTTCTTAGTATTAGTATTGGTATTTCAATCACCAATTGTACCGTTAATTTCACTACTAACGGTCGGTGTTTCATTCATTACATCTTTGAGTATCGTTACCAATTTAGTTGAGAAATTTAACTTTCCATTTTCTAACTTTACACAGGTGTTCATGGTAATTGTGCTATTTGGGATTGGAACCGACTATAATATTTTGTTGTATAACCAATTTAAGGATGAACTTAGTCGTGGTATCTCAAATTGGAAGGCAGCTCAACGCGCTAGACGCGTTGCTGGAAAAACAATTCTTTATTCCGGTTCATCAGTCCTAATTGGATTTTCAGCCCTTGCATTAGCTAAGTTTTCAATCTATCAGTCCGCAATTGGTGTGGCTGTTGGTGTCGCTGTATTGTTAGTCGTTTTGCTAACACTCAATCCATTTTTCATGGCCGTACTAGGAAAGAAAATGTTCTGGCCATCCAAAAACTTTGATGGTGAAGGTACTAGTTCACTGTGGCACCGATTATCTTCAAGTTCTGTCATCCACCCAATTATTTCAATTTTTGCGGTGTTGATTATCCTGTTACCCTTCTATTTCACATTTAACCATCCGTTAAATTATGATGATACTGATGAAATTAGTAATTCAACGCCTGCTAAACAGGGATTCTTGACCGTTCAGGATCATTTTTCCAAGGGTACGGCAGAACCATCAACGCTGTATATCAGATCAAATCACCGCTTAGATAATGAAAAAGATCTGAAGTTAATTGATGAAATAACTCGTAAACTCCAAGCTGATCCGGATGTTAAGACGGTTGCTTCAGTCACCCAACCTGGAGGTACTAAAGTTAAGAAGCTCTACGTTTCCAATCAATTAGGAACTGTCAACTCTGGCCTCACCTCAGCACAAAAAGGGCTCGGTCAACTTTCAACCGGGAGTCAACAAATGACAACCGGATTAGGACAGCTTTCAAATGGAAGTCAGCAATTAGTCGATGGTGTATCACAATTAACTAGTCAACTAAACAGTCAACTATCCGGCAGTAATGCTGCTCAAATTGCACAGTTGGAAAGCGGTCTACCACAAATCAATAATGGTATTCAGCAATTAAACTCCGCATTACAACAATCTGGGAGTTCCATTGATACCAGCAGCTTGACGTCAGAATTAACTAATGTTGGTAACCAGGCCCAAGTCATTGGCACTAATTTGACACAAGCTGGTAATACGCTCCAAGGATTACAAGGTCAAAGCTCATCTTCGAGTGACTCGGCTAATCAAATTATTCAAGCAGCCAATCAAAATGGTGCCAGCCTACAGCCTGGTCAGCAAGCCGTTTTAAGCGCAGTTATTACTAGTGCACTCAATAAACAATCACAATCACTTGAAGGCTCATTATCATCAGTTGCTGCCAATATTCAAGCAGCAGGTAATGCGGACAAGAGTCTGGCAGGTTCAATGACTAGTGTTAGCAACTCCGCTGGTTCATTAAATAGCATGATGAGCCAAGTGGCTACTTTAAAAACTGAAGTTAACCAATTAGCAACTGCGTCTAACACAGCTCTTCCTGGTGCTGCTACAGCATTAACCCAACTAACTAGCGGTCTTAACCAGGTTCAGTCTGCATTAGGTTCAAGTCAAAGCGGCTTAATTCAAATTAATACTGGAATTAATCAATTGGCTGACCAATCACCACAATTAACCTCTGGCATTGATAAAGTAAATAGCGGGTTAGGCTCTGGTGGATCATACTTGAAGGCACTGAAAAAATCAGCTGCTGCAGATTCTTATTATGTTCCAAAAAACATATTACACAGCAAGTCATATAAGCCAGCAATCAAAGCTTATCTGTCTGAAGATAAAAAATCGGCTAAAATCACTGTTGTTTTAGGAACTAATCCAAGTGATGCCACAGCAACTAAAAAAGTTCGAACCCTCTCAAATATGGCTAAAAAGAATTTGAAAGGTACAGATTTAAAGAACGCGACAGTTGCTATGGGCGGTCAATCATCAACCCTTGCAGATACCAAGAGCCTTGCTAGTCAAGACTTTATCCGAACTGCAGCAATTATGTTGATCGGAATTGCACTAGCCCTCGTATTTGTTACTCGTTCGCTACTGCAGCCAGTCTATATCATTGGGACATTGATGATAGCCTACATGACTTCACTAAGTTTGACACGTTGGCTCACACATCTAATCTTAGGCAGAGATATGCTAACGTGGAATACACCGTTCTTCTCATTCATTATGCTAATTGCATTAGGAGTGGATTACAGTATCTTCTTAATGATGAAGTACCGTGAATTTGGTCGGGATAATATGATGCCATCTAAGCGAATCGTTAAATCCGCTGGCATCATTGGTACAGTCGTCATTTCGGCCGCCATTATTCTTTGTGGAACCTTTGCTGCTTTAATTCCTTCTGGAGTACCAACCTTAATTGAAGTTGCCATGGCAGTTATAATTGGATTAATTATCTTAGTATTTATTATTCCAATTATGATTCCAAGTACCATTCGCCTGACATACCCTGTTAAATCCGGTTTCCAGGATGCTGAAAAGCGTGAGGATGATAATAAGAAAAAATAG
- a CDS encoding ABC transporter substrate-binding protein/permease has translation MKKIQHLLLALLLVLTMTVSACLATTQPVEAASTTKTDQTLQKIKKQGYITVGLSADYPPFEFHKTINGEDKIVGFDVSLAKKVAKQLGVKLRINEMQFSSLLGALKTGKIDMIISGMNSTPARAKEVSFSKNYLSVQERMLIRTTDKNKFKTTQDFSGHKVGAQTESTELEFVQNQLTGSTPVSLAKFTDLVLQLNNKKIDGIVTQTPIGKAYANQSKTLTMINPGFTSGTKQTNVAVSKDAPALLAHVNKTITYVDKHNLMDKYQKTANKLMFSKQNFLQQYGNYYVTGVEITVALALIGVIFGTLLGTLLAMMRRSKIWLVKAIGAVYVEYTRGTPLLVQVFIVFFGTQILGLHVSAFVSSSLAMGMNSGAYVSEIIRGGINSVDTGQDKAARSLGLASGQSMRYVILPQAFKNILPALGNEFISVIKESSIVSVVGVGEIMFQTGVIQGASFKPFFPLIIASLLYFVLTFGLSRLLRLVEKKFNLSSDSNIV, from the coding sequence ATGAAAAAAATACAGCACTTATTATTGGCGCTGTTGCTTGTTTTAACAATGACTGTCTCGGCTTGCTTAGCAACGACACAGCCGGTTGAAGCGGCGTCAACGACTAAAACAGATCAGACGTTGCAAAAAATTAAAAAGCAAGGGTATATTACCGTCGGATTGTCAGCTGACTATCCACCGTTTGAATTTCATAAAACGATTAACGGTGAAGACAAAATTGTTGGGTTTGATGTCTCACTGGCCAAAAAAGTAGCCAAGCAACTAGGAGTTAAGCTACGAATTAATGAAATGCAATTTTCAAGTTTATTGGGGGCTTTGAAAACTGGCAAGATTGATATGATTATTTCTGGTATGAATAGCACACCTGCGCGGGCCAAAGAAGTTTCATTTTCTAAAAATTATTTATCGGTACAAGAACGGATGTTAATTCGAACCACGGATAAGAATAAATTTAAAACCACACAGGATTTTAGCGGTCACAAGGTGGGAGCTCAGACAGAATCAACTGAATTGGAATTTGTACAGAATCAATTGACAGGGTCGACACCAGTGTCGCTGGCCAAGTTCACTGATTTAGTGTTGCAATTGAATAATAAAAAGATTGATGGCATTGTGACGCAAACTCCAATCGGGAAGGCCTATGCCAACCAGTCCAAGACTTTGACGATGATTAATCCAGGATTCACCAGTGGCACCAAGCAAACTAACGTGGCTGTTTCTAAAGACGCGCCAGCATTGTTGGCCCACGTTAATAAGACAATTACGTATGTTGATAAACATAATTTAATGGATAAGTATCAAAAGACTGCTAATAAATTAATGTTTTCTAAGCAAAATTTCTTGCAGCAATATGGTAACTACTATGTTACCGGAGTCGAAATAACAGTTGCTTTAGCATTGATTGGTGTTATTTTTGGAACGTTACTAGGAACGTTGTTAGCAATGATGCGTCGTTCCAAAATTTGGTTGGTCAAGGCAATTGGGGCGGTATACGTTGAATATACTCGTGGCACACCACTGCTGGTTCAAGTATTTATTGTTTTCTTTGGAACCCAAATTCTTGGCCTTCATGTGTCGGCGTTTGTTTCAAGTTCATTGGCAATGGGAATGAACAGTGGTGCGTACGTTTCTGAAATTATCCGTGGTGGGATTAATTCGGTGGATACAGGACAAGATAAAGCGGCACGATCATTGGGACTGGCGTCGGGGCAAAGTATGCGCTATGTGATTTTACCGCAAGCATTTAAAAATATTCTGCCAGCGTTAGGGAATGAATTTATTTCAGTTATTAAGGAGTCTTCCATTGTTTCAGTTGTCGGAGTTGGCGAAATTATGTTCCAAACTGGAGTTATTCAAGGAGCAAGTTTTAAACCATTTTTCCCATTAATTATTGCTTCATTGCTATACTTTGTATTAACGTTTGGATTATCAAGATTATTGAGATTAGTCGAGAAGAAGTTCAATTTGAGTAGTGATTCAAACATAGTTTAG
- a CDS encoding ISLre2-like element ISLho1 family transposase, whose translation MFILADFIDSLKNLDSLFDLEEQVIRCLREMFQEIVSKYLIQLDETLVSQIPSDHTFINRQPRTINFMFGAVSFERRCYRKTDGTNYFPLDTHLKLASRKRFSPYFKSVVSKIGQMTTMRNTADMINLASQTDISAWAVDKIVREMADIVAVEEETLDKEIVHRKKVDNLVIEGDAFEVRERGKQRVSVHHYKVYESTNAGPVNKREFVETNHLKARKQVCDYLEAHYKLSEMVVFLASDAAPGYDPISMRELVPGAKKVEYVIDRYHFIRKFEQTIGLQNPLSRKATAAIRGHNLNQLEAILDTFESQITTGKDSEKLIKLRHYLSRNWKYIKRPKDRGYKYMGKLGSVESSHRAFTYRLKKQGKSWSKEGLQAMLVLILARVNRHLNQDLSSGLRRLRELKIEVSLESIKSIRFTDLNRKTRSHHIGVKIGNITVDSSTSSPIGAMAKAYSR comes from the coding sequence ATGTTTATTTTAGCAGATTTTATTGATTCATTGAAGAATTTAGATAGTTTATTTGATTTGGAGGAACAAGTTATTCGTTGTTTGCGGGAAATGTTTCAAGAAATTGTATCTAAATACTTAATTCAACTAGACGAAACGTTAGTTTCTCAGATTCCAAGTGACCATACCTTTATTAACCGACAACCACGAACAATCAATTTTATGTTTGGTGCTGTTTCATTTGAACGTAGATGCTATAGGAAGACAGATGGAACCAATTATTTTCCACTGGATACACATTTAAAACTTGCGTCGCGAAAAAGGTTTTCACCATATTTCAAAAGTGTTGTTAGTAAGATTGGTCAAATGACTACCATGAGAAACACAGCGGATATGATTAACCTTGCCAGTCAGACTGATATTAGTGCATGGGCAGTCGACAAAATCGTTAGAGAGATGGCCGACATCGTTGCTGTCGAGGAAGAAACACTTGATAAAGAAATTGTTCATCGTAAAAAAGTGGATAATTTAGTAATTGAAGGAGATGCTTTTGAAGTCCGAGAACGTGGTAAGCAACGGGTTTCTGTGCATCATTATAAGGTATACGAATCCACTAATGCTGGTCCAGTAAATAAGCGTGAATTTGTTGAAACTAATCATTTAAAAGCACGAAAACAAGTTTGTGATTATCTGGAAGCACATTATAAATTAAGCGAAATGGTAGTGTTTTTAGCAAGTGATGCCGCTCCTGGATATGATCCCATCAGTATGCGCGAATTAGTTCCTGGGGCAAAAAAAGTTGAGTATGTAATTGATCGGTATCACTTTATTCGAAAATTCGAGCAGACCATCGGTCTACAAAACCCGTTAAGTAGAAAGGCTACAGCAGCTATTAGAGGACATAATTTGAACCAATTAGAGGCTATTTTAGATACTTTTGAATCGCAAATTACAACTGGAAAAGATTCCGAAAAGTTGATCAAATTAAGACATTATCTAAGCCGTAATTGGAAATATATCAAACGTCCCAAAGATCGCGGCTATAAATATATGGGCAAATTAGGCTCAGTTGAGAGCTCACACAGAGCTTTCACCTACCGCTTAAAAAAGCAGGGTAAGAGTTGGTCTAAAGAAGGATTACAAGCTATGTTAGTTCTCATACTAGCAAGAGTTAACAGACATCTTAATCAAGACCTATCATCAGGATTAAGAAGGCTAAGAGAACTTAAAATTGAAGTATCTCTCGAGTCAATTAAATCAATTAGGTTCACAGATTTAAACCGAAAAACACGTTCACATCACATAGGCGTTAAAATTGGTAATATTACTGTTGATTCATCAACGAGTAGCCCCATAGGGGCAATGGCAAAAGCATACTCCCGTTAA
- a CDS encoding heavy metal-binding domain-containing protein: MFLTTGSIDKPHVIKGIVNATSHLMLASETIDAFESMDQLFPDVQEKMKQRASDNGADGIINIKFNTEIAQLQVAPKFLVVTGYGTMISFLDNKTDESK; this comes from the coding sequence ATGTTTTTAACTACTGGAAGTATTGACAAACCGCATGTTATCAAGGGAATCGTAAACGCAACTAGCCACTTGATGCTGGCATCAGAAACCATTGATGCCTTTGAATCAATGGACCAACTTTTTCCTGACGTGCAAGAAAAAATGAAACAACGCGCGAGTGACAATGGTGCCGATGGAATTATTAATATTAAATTCAATACAGAAATTGCTCAATTACAAGTTGCTCCAAAATTTTTAGTAGTCACTGGATATGGCACCATGATTTCTTTTCTAGATAATAAAACAGACGAATCTAAGTAG
- a CDS encoding sugar kinase has translation MKILTFGEMMLRLKTPDNERLIQANKFEVSYGGSEANVAVSLALLDDNAAFLTKLPPNLLGDSAEATLLKHHVDTGGIHRGGARMGIYFFEKGASVRPTNVVYDRAGSSFSTVDANEFNWEKILTDVDYFYFSGITPALSDQLQLATLKACQYCQTHQIPIICDLNYRSKLWSPEKAQKVMGELMQYVNVCLAHDEDFIATLGIEAFDGDMRHGIEQKDQFKKSMKAVTEKYPQCHTIASVLRDINSVEDSQWTSILLRDGKFYEAPIYQMHVMEGVAAGDAFGAGIVHGLVNNFVPQEQINYAMAASVLKLTISGDLNLVSDQEIRSLMESRGGSGMKR, from the coding sequence ATGAAAATTTTAACATTTGGTGAAATGATGTTAAGACTTAAAACGCCAGATAACGAACGGCTTATTCAGGCTAATAAATTTGAGGTTTCTTATGGTGGATCGGAGGCTAACGTAGCAGTTTCGTTAGCTTTGTTAGATGATAATGCCGCGTTTCTAACTAAATTGCCACCTAATTTATTAGGTGATAGTGCAGAAGCAACCTTGTTAAAACATCATGTCGATACTGGTGGAATTCACCGTGGTGGGGCTCGGATGGGCATCTATTTTTTCGAAAAGGGAGCCAGCGTTCGTCCAACGAATGTTGTTTACGATCGGGCGGGGAGTTCATTTTCAACAGTTGATGCCAATGAATTTAATTGGGAAAAAATATTAACTGATGTTGATTATTTTTATTTTTCGGGCATTACACCAGCACTCTCTGATCAATTGCAATTAGCGACCTTAAAGGCATGTCAATATTGCCAGACACATCAAATTCCGATCATTTGTGATTTGAACTATCGGAGTAAACTATGGTCTCCTGAAAAAGCACAAAAAGTAATGGGCGAGTTGATGCAATACGTGAACGTTTGTTTAGCTCATGACGAGGATTTTATTGCGACACTTGGAATTGAAGCTTTTGATGGTGATATGCGCCATGGAATTGAACAAAAGGATCAGTTCAAGAAGTCGATGAAGGCGGTCACTGAAAAGTATCCACAGTGTCATACGATAGCCAGCGTTTTACGTGATATTAATTCAGTAGAGGATAGTCAATGGACGTCTATATTACTTCGTGATGGTAAATTTTATGAGGCACCAATTTATCAAATGCACGTTATGGAAGGAGTTGCAGCAGGGGATGCCTTTGGTGCTGGAATAGTTCATGGTTTGGTGAATAATTTTGTACCACAGGAACAAATTAATTATGCAATGGCCGCTAGTGTGTTAAAACTGACGATTAGTGGCGATCTCAATTTAGTTAGTGATCAAGAGATTAGATCGTTGATGGAGAGTCGTGGTGGTTCGGGGATGAAACGTTAA
- a CDS encoding VTT domain-containing protein — protein sequence MPQLIDFIMHIDQHLISIVNQFDSMTYLILFALIFIETGVVILPFLPGDSLLFAASALAANQAFNLNFGMFLVTFFVAAVLGDSLNYEIGKHTGLLVSRNSFFGRFLNQEKLDKAETFFNKHGGKTIVIARFMPFVRTFAPFISGGSKMNYRKFAFYNIIGGFLWVLVCCLTGFFFGNLPIVQDNFTFVIFGIIGVSLLPAIITYLKSKISAPQKEIE from the coding sequence ATGCCACAACTAATTGACTTTATTATGCACATCGATCAACATCTGATTTCAATCGTGAATCAATTTGATTCAATGACCTACCTGATCTTGTTTGCCTTGATTTTCATCGAGACGGGTGTCGTTATTTTACCTTTCTTACCTGGTGACTCATTATTATTTGCTGCCAGTGCATTAGCTGCTAATCAAGCCTTTAATTTAAATTTTGGAATGTTCCTAGTAACATTCTTTGTTGCAGCGGTTCTTGGTGATTCACTTAATTATGAAATCGGCAAACATACTGGTTTATTGGTTAGTCGCAATTCATTTTTTGGGCGTTTCTTGAATCAAGAAAAGTTGGACAAAGCGGAAACATTTTTCAATAAACATGGTGGTAAAACGATCGTAATCGCAAGATTTATGCCGTTTGTCCGCACATTTGCTCCCTTTATTTCGGGTGGTAGTAAAATGAATTACCGTAAATTTGCTTTTTATAACATCATAGGTGGCTTTTTGTGGGTCCTGGTTTGTTGCCTAACAGGCTTTTTCTTTGGTAACCTACCAATTGTCCAAGATAATTTTACATTTGTTATTTTTGGCATTATCGGCGTCTCATTGCTACCTGCTATCATTACGTACCTTAAAAGTAAAATTAGCGCACCACAAAAAGAAATCGAATAG